The Acetonema longum DSM 6540 genome segment GCTGAAAGTGCGGCTCCGGTCAAGGGGCGTGTCATGGACCACCTCTTGCATCCTTTTTTTAGCCTGCTCGATATCCCGAAGCGTCAATGACTCCATTTGACATCCCCCACATCATATTGGCATTTTGGGTGTAATGACGACTTTTTTAGTTTGTTCATCTACTTCGGATAAAATAAGCAATGTGACATAATCATCCACCAGTTTATGTTCCGGTTCGCTGGTAGCCACCAAAACGCCAGTTCCGACCACTTCGGCGCCTACTTCCCGGGCCAGATCAATCATTCCCCGGGCCGTGCCGCCGGCTTTCATAAAGTCATCGATGATGAGCGCTTTTGCCCCGGAGGCTAAAGCCCGTTTGGGCAGAGACATGGTCTGAATGCGCTTGGAGGAACCGGTCACATAGTTGATGCTGACGGCCGGTCCTTCGGTGACTTTGCTGCCGCGGCGCACAATGACCAGGGGAATATTAAAGGCTCTGGCAGTCATCATGGCCAGGGGAATCCCCTTCGTCTCCACTGTCATCACTACATCCGGCGAGGTATGAGCGAACAGGGTCATGAATATTTCTCCTACCCGGGCCATCCGGTGAGCATCATAAAGTATATCGGACATGTATAAAAAACCGCCGGTAATAATGCGGTCTGAGGTCGACATCTTTTCCGACAGCTCAGTCAAGAGGCTGCCCATAGAGTCCATAGACCGGCAGGGCAGGTAACGCACCCCGCCGGAGGCTCCGGCCACAGTCTCCAGTTTTCCCAGTCCGAATTGTTCCAGAGACTGGCCAATGGCTTCCATATCTTCCGACAGGGTGGACTTCGCGGCTTCAAACAAGGTGCTGAAATAGCTGAGAGAAAATAACTGACTCGGTCTGCTGGTCAGTATTTTAGTGAGCGCGACGCGGCGCTCGGTGCGTTTAATCTTTTCGGTCATGGCATCCTCCTGGGAGATTGCCGCAAAAAGCCCATCTGCGTTGTTGCTCCTGCGGGAGCGCGCTTGCCGTACCCTTTCGAACGTACTATCTGCGCGCGCTTCCTCGTCGCGCTGTATCAGAATTTGTGACTTTCCGGGAGATTGGTGGTAGCGGATATTTTTCTCATAGGCCGAAAAGTCACCTAAATTCTTCAGTACGGCAACGCAAACGTTGCTCTTACCTAGCATCTGGACCTTTTGCAGCAATCTCCAACTGTAGAAACTATAGTTGATTCTGCATTTGACATTCTCTGTCCAGTCGGTAATCCCTGCACAAAGATTGCGAACTTTACACAAAACCACGCGGGAGGAAAGCAGCAGCTGCTATCCGTCCGGCGTGGTTGTTTTCATTTATGAGTCGGCAGCAAATCCCGAAAACGATCATTCACCAGTTTCAGGTCACTGGGTTTATCGACATCAATGCCTAGTTCCGGATAACCTGATTGGATGACTGTCCCCCGGATCTGCAGCAAGTCTGACACCCGTTTTTCAACCAGTTTCAAGCTGAGAGTCCGGGTTAAAAAGCGCCAGATAAAGGTCCATCCCAAGATGCAGCATAGTTTCCAGGGATTTTTGCGATGCTCAATCAGACGGTTGCCGATGGCCAAACAACTAGGTACAATTGCAGGATTTACTAAAAAAAGATTGCCGCCGGTAAAGACGCCTTCCCTAAGTCGGACATAGGTCCTCCTGGTCCCGGGGTAATACCGTTCATTCATCTCACGGTTCACGATAGGATAGTATAAATCCGCGTCAATCATAGAGCAGTTCGCCAAGAAATCATTCACTGCCGCCGCGGTCAGAAGAGGGATATCCGCTGTGGCCACAATGACCTTATCCTGATGTCCCAGCGCGTTCATGCCAATCATAATGGTCTCCATGATGGTCCTTCCTCCGGCCAGCAGGGTAGTATTAGCCGGAAAGCGGCAATTTGCGAGAGCATCAGGACCACAGACGAAAATCCGGTCAATTTTATGACTGTCAGCCAGGGCCTGAGCGACAAATGTCACCATCGGCCTGCCGTCAATTTCAATAAGCGCCTCATATCGCTGCGGCGACACCCCAGCCAAATCTTTTCTGTTTTCTCCCCCCGCCAGAATGATGGCGTCATACATGGATTGAGTTCCTCCGTGTTATTCCTATTCTGTACAATCCATCTGTCGCCTCGCAACAGGGACCGTTCAAAGAGGTCCAGATGCTAGGTAAGAGCGATGCTCAGCATCGCCGTACTGAAGGATTTAAGGAACTTTTCAGCTTTAGCAGAAATCTTCTATTACCACTTCCTCCTGAAAAGTTCTAAATTCTGTCAGAAGGTCGAGGACGCGCATGAGACTGTACGTTCGGGAAGGTACGTCGAATGCGCGCCCGGAGACCTGACAACGCAGATGGGCCTTTTTCAACGGTTCCCCTCTTCGGTTTTGGTGCGGCGCTCATCCAGGTCCAGCAGCAGGGTTTGCTCGGAATTCTCCATATGCTCACGGGCTAGCTGCTGAGCCAGATCCGCATTGCGCTGAGCGATGGCTTCCACCATGCGGCTGTGTTCTTCCAGGGTCCGCTTCATGCGCCCGGGATACTGCATGGAAATCGAGCGGAACCGGGTAAATTGTTCCCGTAAATTGCTGATAATGCCTACTAAACGGTCATTGCGGCTGGCCCGATACAGAATGTCATGAAACAGAGTGTCAGCTTCGATCAGCTTTTCAATATTGCGCTGTTCAATATGGGTGCTGATCTCAACCAGGGCCCTTTCCAGGGCTTCCATTTCTTCTTCGGTAATACGCTCTGCGGCCAGGCCGGCGGCCAGCACGTCGAGAGCCATGCGAATTTCGTATATTTCATTGATATCCTTGATGGACACATCCGCCACATAAGCACCGCGACGCGGCACCATAATCACAAAGCCTTCCAGCTCCAGTTTGCGGATGGCTTCCCGAACCGGCGTGCGGCTGACTCCCAGTTCTTCCGCCAGTTGGATTTCCATCAGCCGTTCTCCGGGTTTCAGCGCCCCGCTGATGATGGCTTCCCGTAACGCTTCACTGACCACTTCCCGCAGCGGCTTGTAGCTGTCTAATTTTATAGGCAATAACCGGCGTTCCATGACTATGTCCCCCCACAAATCAATCTCGAGGAGACCGTTGAAAAAGGCCCACCTGATTCTAGACTGCAGATGAGTTTACAACGGTCTTTTAACGGCGGCCGGCAATTGTACTGGTTACATACACCTGCGCCTGAAATTCTTTTTTTATTGCCTCTGCGATGGATTCAGCCTGTGACTGATCAGCCGCCACACCGAACACGGTGGGCCCGCTGCCTGACATTAGGCTGTTTATCGCGCCATGCCGGATCATTGCACTTTTTAGCCTGCCGATATCCGGGTGGTCCATTAGGGTCACTGTTTCCAAAACGTTCCCCAGGCGTCGGGCGATTCCGGCAGCATCACTGCTGCGGATGGCCTCCAGCATACCATCTGTATCCGGATGATGCAGCGCGGCATCCGGACGATAACGCTGGTAAACGGAAGCGGTAGAAACAGCCACCGGCAATTTGGCCAGTACCAAATGCAAAACCGGCGCATCAGGCAAGGGCTGTAACAGTTCACCCCGGCCGGTAGCCAGCATAGTACCCCCATATAAACAGAACGGAACATCCGATCCCAGTGTCGCCCCCAGTTCAGCCAGGCGATTCAGTGAAAGATTGAGCCGCCATAAGCGATTGAGTCCCAGCAGCACAGCCGCGGCATTAGCGCTGCCGCCGGCCATGCCGGCGGCAACCGGAATTCGCTTATACAGATGAATGTGAACCCCTTGACGCAGACGACAGGTCTCTGCTAGTAAGACTGCCGCCCGGCAGGCCAGATTGGTCGAGTCCATCGGTACAGCATCGTTTGCCTGATCCGATGCTGTATCAGTCGTCAAAGCAATGCCGTCAGAAGCGTCCTGGCAAGTCAGCCTGACTGTATCAGCCAGGTCGATAGCCTGCATGATCATCTTTACTTCGTGGAACCCGTCTTTTCGTTTATAGAGTACATCTAAGGTAAGATTAATTTTAGCGTAGGCTTCCAGCTGATATGTATCCATTACTCCTCTACTCTTCGACAGCCATCTTCTTTAATTCAATTGTCTCCTGCGTGGTCAGAATTTTATCCAGATTTAAAAGAATGATCAGTCGGTCCTCCAGTTTACCCACACCGTGAATATACTGGGAATCCAGAATAAAGGCGGGGGGCGGCGGCTCGACGTTATTGGCCTGAAGCCGGACAACCTCAGTCACAGCATCCACAATAACCCCCAGGGTCTGGCCGCTGATTTCGATGATGATAATCCTGCTGTCCTCATTATGGTCCGAGGCCGACAGTTGGAATCGCTTACGCAGATCTACAATAGGGATCACCCGTCCCCGCAAGTTGATAATGCCTTCAACAAAAACCGGTGTGTGGGGCAGTTTGGTAATCGACACCATCTTGTTGATCTCTTGGACTTTAGTGATGGGCAATCCATATTCTTCTTTGTCCAGCTTAAAAATAACCAGTTGTAATTCTTGAGCGGATTGTTGCTGTACTTTTTCCATACGACACCTCCGGATTTAATCATAAAGTCTGCTGTCCATAGCTTCTTAGGCATGCTTCATGTATATTGTACCCTGTCGAGGTATCGCCTGCAACTGTCAACTCGGTAGTTTACGGCATTTTTTTCATTTTTATTGGTTTTATTTTACAAAACGGACGAAAGAAAATCACTTGCTTAAGGCTGAACAGGCCCCCACCGCCTGCTGTTCCGGCAGCTGCCACTGTCCGGAAAAATCGGGCCGGGCGGAATCGTCTCGCCAGGCTTGACGATAGTCCTCAATAGCCTCCATGACCACATGGTATTTCTCGTAGAACACAATGATCAAATCGTCGGGTTGCGCGTTTTCAAGCGCTGTCCGCACTGCATCAGTCTCAGACAGAACCAGATGGATCTTGTTTTCCGGGAATCCCGCTTCTATGACCCCCGCCCGCAAGAGTCCCGCTGTTTCCCCCGGCAGCCTGCCTCGCAAGTCCTGGTCTTCCTTGATATAGATCATATCAAATCCCTTGCCGGCAATACGGCCGTTATTCATAATCACGTCATCCCGGCGATCGCCGGGGGCGGCTATGACTCCTACCAGCCGTTTGGCTCCCAGGCGTCGGCTGGTATCAATGATAGCCTGGTATCCGGCCGGGTTATGACCATAATCCACACAGATTCTAAAATCGTCCAGCCTGATGATATTGAGCCTGCCGGGGTTTTCCGCGAAACCGGACAATCCCTGGCGGATGCTCTCCAGGGGCAGCTTAAGACTATAACAGGCAGCAGCGGCGATGATGGCGTTTTGCAAATTGTGCAGGGCGATTCCTCCCAAAGTAGCCGGAATTTCCTCGGCTTTGATGATCGCCTGAGCCTGATTCCCGGTAGCGGCGTAAACAATTCCATCCTTGACGAAAAAAGCCGTGCCGCCTATTCCTAAATGCCGCCGTACTAAGATATTGTCCTCGGCCGTACTAAAGTAGACGATCTCGCCCCGGGCTCTGGCGGCTAGTGTGCCGGCACGGGCGTCGTCGGCATTGACCAGGGCATAGCCCTCAGACTTGACCGTCTCCAAAACCAATGCCTTGGCATAGGCCAAATCATCCATATCTTCGATGCCATCCTGGCCCAAATGGTCTTCGGTAATATTGGTAATGATGCCCACATCACAGCGGTCAAATGCCAGCCCGCCGCGCAGAATCCCGCCCCGGGCGGTTTCAAGCACTGCCACCTGGACGTTTGAGTCGGACAAAATGAGCCTGGCGCTGGCCGATCCGGTGGTATCGCCGTCCATGACACATTGCCCGTCGATATAAATTCCGTCCGTGGTCGTCATGCCCACTTTGTAGCCAGCCTGCTGCCAGATATGGCCGATCATACGGGTGACCGTAGTTTTACCGTTGGTACCGGTAATAGCAATCACCGGTATCCTTCCCTGATCCCCGTCGGGGAATAAAGATTCAACGATCTGTCCGGCCACATCACGGGGTTTACCGGCGCTGGGGTAGTGATGCATCCGGATGCCGGGAGCGGCGTTCACCTCAATGATCGCCCCGACTTGTCGCAGAGAGCGGGTAATATCCGGCGTTACAACGTCAATGCCGGCCACGTCCAGACCAAGCACCCCGGCGGCCCGCTCAATCATGCGGCCGGTCTCGGGATGGACAATATCAGTGACATCCACTGCCGTACCGCCGGTGCTCAGGTTGGCATTTTCCCGGATCACGACGGTTTTATCCGCCAATGGTACCGATTGGCCGTTGAGTCCTTGTTTAGCCAGCACCACCATAGCTACGGCATCCATTCGTATTTTAGTCAGGGATTTTTCATGGCCATCACCCCGGCGGGGATCGGCATTCACCGTATCGATCAACTGCTCCACCGTGCTGACGCCGTCTCCCGTCACATAGGCCGGCAGCCGCTCGGCTGCCGCCACCAGTTTACCGTTTACCACACACAGCCGGTACTGCCGGCCGCTGATAAACTCCTCTACAATCACCCGTTCGTCATATTCGCGGGCAATGGCAAAAGCCCGTT includes the following:
- the purR gene encoding pur operon repressor, translated to MTEKIKRTERRVALTKILTSRPSQLFSLSYFSTLFEAAKSTLSEDMEAIGQSLEQFGLGKLETVAGASGGVRYLPCRSMDSMGSLLTELSEKMSTSDRIITGGFLYMSDILYDAHRMARVGEIFMTLFAHTSPDVVMTVETKGIPLAMMTARAFNIPLVIVRRGSKVTEGPAVSINYVTGSSKRIQTMSLPKRALASGAKALIIDDFMKAGGTARGMIDLAREVGAEVVGTGVLVATSEPEHKLVDDYVTLLILSEVDEQTKKVVITPKMPI
- a CDS encoding nucleotidyltransferase family protein, producing MYDAIILAGGENRKDLAGVSPQRYEALIEIDGRPMVTFVAQALADSHKIDRIFVCGPDALANCRFPANTTLLAGGRTIMETIMIGMNALGHQDKVIVATADIPLLTAAAVNDFLANCSMIDADLYYPIVNREMNERYYPGTRRTYVRLREGVFTGGNLFLVNPAIVPSCLAIGNRLIEHRKNPWKLCCILGWTFIWRFLTRTLSLKLVEKRVSDLLQIRGTVIQSGYPELGIDVDKPSDLKLVNDRFRDLLPTHK
- a CDS encoding GntR family transcriptional regulator — translated: MERRLLPIKLDSYKPLREVVSEALREAIISGALKPGERLMEIQLAEELGVSRTPVREAIRKLELEGFVIMVPRRGAYVADVSIKDINEIYEIRMALDVLAAGLAAERITEEEMEALERALVEISTHIEQRNIEKLIEADTLFHDILYRASRNDRLVGIISNLREQFTRFRSISMQYPGRMKRTLEEHSRMVEAIAQRNADLAQQLAREHMENSEQTLLLDLDERRTKTEEGNR
- the ispE gene encoding 4-(cytidine 5'-diphospho)-2-C-methyl-D-erythritol kinase — translated: MDTYQLEAYAKINLTLDVLYKRKDGFHEVKMIMQAIDLADTVRLTCQDASDGIALTTDTASDQANDAVPMDSTNLACRAAVLLAETCRLRQGVHIHLYKRIPVAAGMAGGSANAAAVLLGLNRLWRLNLSLNRLAELGATLGSDVPFCLYGGTMLATGRGELLQPLPDAPVLHLVLAKLPVAVSTASVYQRYRPDAALHHPDTDGMLEAIRSSDAAGIARRLGNVLETVTLMDHPDIGRLKSAMIRHGAINSLMSGSGPTVFGVAADQSQAESIAEAIKKEFQAQVYVTSTIAGRR
- a CDS encoding chemotaxis protein CheW: MEKVQQQSAQELQLVIFKLDKEEYGLPITKVQEINKMVSITKLPHTPVFVEGIINLRGRVIPIVDLRKRFQLSASDHNEDSRIIIIEISGQTLGVIVDAVTEVVRLQANNVEPPPPAFILDSQYIHGVGKLEDRLIILLNLDKILTTQETIELKKMAVEE
- the cphA gene encoding cyanophycin synthetase: MKILSVRTLKGPNLYSYRPVLQVRLDLGGYESIASNAFGDFVDKLLAWLPGLAEHQCSYGLPGGFVMRLREGTYGAHIFEHIVLELQTLAGCDIRFGKARWSGEKAIYNVVVGYQSESLARAAAQTALDILLAAYGAQEQNPAADLPNLIARLRAMKDADRLGPSTQAIYDAACQRNIPVTRIGSEDLLLLGYGCKQRKVWATVTNKTGLLASDLAGDKHLTKQVLADAGLPVPEGMVVTAPSEAANALAYLDRPVAIKPVNANQGKGVTLDVRSYAAAERAFAIAREYDERVIVEEFISGRQYRLCVVNGKLVAAAERLPAYVTGDGVSTVEQLIDTVNADPRRGDGHEKSLTKIRMDAVAMVVLAKQGLNGQSVPLADKTVVIRENANLSTGGTAVDVTDIVHPETGRMIERAAGVLGLDVAGIDVVTPDITRSLRQVGAIIEVNAAPGIRMHHYPSAGKPRDVAGQIVESLFPDGDQGRIPVIAITGTNGKTTVTRMIGHIWQQAGYKVGMTTTDGIYIDGQCVMDGDTTGSASARLILSDSNVQVAVLETARGGILRGGLAFDRCDVGIITNITEDHLGQDGIEDMDDLAYAKALVLETVKSEGYALVNADDARAGTLAARARGEIVYFSTAEDNILVRRHLGIGGTAFFVKDGIVYAATGNQAQAIIKAEEIPATLGGIALHNLQNAIIAAAACYSLKLPLESIRQGLSGFAENPGRLNIIRLDDFRICVDYGHNPAGYQAIIDTSRRLGAKRLVGVIAAPGDRRDDVIMNNGRIAGKGFDMIYIKEDQDLRGRLPGETAGLLRAGVIEAGFPENKIHLVLSETDAVRTALENAQPDDLIIVFYEKYHVVMEAIEDYRQAWRDDSARPDFSGQWQLPEQQAVGACSALSK